The Streptomyces sp. NBC_01276 genome contains the following window.
ATCAGCGCGGCCACGCCCGCCACGTGCGGGGCGGCCATGGAGGTGCCGGAAGCGCGGGCGAGGGCGGTCGCGGAGCCCTTCCAGGCGGAGACGACGGACACGCCCGGCGCGGAGATGTCCACGCAGGGGCCGTGGTTGGAGAACGCGGGGCGGCGGTCGGCGGCGTCGGTCGCGCCGACGGTGAGGGCCTGCGGGACGCCGGAGGGGGAGCCGGCGCAGGCGTCCTTGCCCTCGTTCCCGGCGGCCACGGTGAAGGTGATCCCGGACGCCACCGCGCGGATGACGGCCGCGTCCATGGCGTGGCTACGTGAGCCGCCCATACTCATGTTGGCCACCAACGGGCCCTTCGGCGCGTTCTTGACCGCGTCCTTCACCATCCAGTCCAGGCCGCGCAGGATGGCCGACAGTCGCCCGTCACCCCGGCAGTCGGCCACCTTCACCCCGACGAGGGACACCCCCTTCGCGACCCCGTACGTAGCCCCGCCGACGGCCGCCGCGACGTGGGTGCCGTGGCCGTTGCAGTCGGACGCGCCCTCCAGGAACACCGCGTTGTAGCCGGCGCGGGCGCGTCCGCCGAACTCCTGGTGGAGGGTGTTGATTCCGGTGTCGACCACGTAGACGGTGACGCCCCGGCCCTGGGAGGCGTACGTGTACGAGCCGTCGAGCGGCAGCTCGCGCTGGTCGATCCGGTCCAACGGCCAGGGCGCGGACCGCTGCACGGCGGCGGCGGGTGCCGCGGGTGCCGGGGCCGCGGCGGCGGGGGTGGGGGTGGGGGTGGGGGTGGGAGCGGGCACCGCGGGAGCCGAGGGCGGGGGCGGCGTCGGGTCGTCGGAGATCCGGTAGAGCCCGTCCGGCTCCACGGAGGCCACCCTCGGGTCGGCGGCGAGCTCGGCGGCGCGGGCCGCGGTGGTGCGTACGGCGAAGCCGTTGAGGGCGGTGTCGTAGACCGCCGAGACCTGGTCGCCCGCCTCCGCCGCCTCGGCGGCGAGCGCACGGGCCGGGGCGCGGGAGCTGGTGTCCTTGAGGACGACGACGTAGGGGGCGGTGGGGACGTCGGTGGCACGCGCGGCGTCGGCGGTGTGCGGCGGCAGGACGGTGGCCGCCGCGAGGAGGGCGGCGGCCGGGAGGAGCGCGGTCATGGCGGTCATGCCGCCGATGCTCGGGCCGCCCCGGCGACGGCGCGCGGAGGGTGCGCCGACTGGCCGCACGACACGCCGCCGCGGGGGGCGCGGCGGACTAACCGAGCGCCCAGCCGCGCATCGTGAAGACGCCCTCGTCCTCGGCGCCCGCCGAGTCGTAGGTTGCCAGGGCGGGGCCGTTCCCGGTATCGACCCCCACCCACATGCCGTAGCAGCCGCGCGCCCTGGCCTCGTCTGCGAGGGCCAGGGTCAGGGCGCGGCCGATCCCGCGCCGCCGGTGGGCCTCGTCCACGGAGAGTTCGTAGAGGCACATCTCGGTGCCTTTGTCGGGGTGGGTCATCTCGACGCCGGAGACCATGCCGACCGGCACGTCCCCGACGTAGGCGATGAGCATCAGGTGACCGGGCGTGTCGAGGAAGCGCCGGGCCCAGTCCTCACGGGCGGGACCGTCGAAGAGCCCTTCGGCCGCCACGAGTTCGGCGCAGCTGCGGGCACGGCGGATGTCCATGGCCCGACCCTAGGCCCTGTCGTCGGAGCGGCGCCCGCCCGCGCCGTTGTCGGGGCCCGGAACGGGTCCGGTTACGCGCGCCCCTCCACCTCAGGACGCTTCCCCTCGGCCCCTCGGCCCCTCGGCCGCCCAGCCTCTCGGCCCCCCAGCCCCTCGGCACCGAGGGGGCCCGGTGCGCCGGATGTCGCGGCTGACCGGCGGCTCGGGCCGCGCGCCGGGACCGGCCGGTCCCGGCGGCTCCGGGTCGGTCAGGTGGCGCGGAGGGCCAGGGCGGCCGCGAAGGCGGATGGTGCCGGGAGGTCGCGCAGGGTCCAGCCCGGGACCGGCGCCGGAGTGGCCGCCGAGCCCACGTACGGGTCGGCCAGGCCGAGTGCCAGTCCCGTGCCGGTGGCCTTGAGGTAGGCCTCCTTGCGGGACCACACCCGCGCGAGGGCCGCCGGGCGGTCCGCCACCGGGAGGCCGGAGAGCTCGGCCGTCTCCGCCGGGTGCAGGGTGCCCAGGACGTCGTCCACCGCTCCCGCTCCGGGCAGCCCCTCGATGTCCACGCCGACCGGTACCCCCGCGAAGGCGAAGTACGCCATGTCGTCGCTGTGCGAGAGCGAGAAGTGCAGCGCGCCCCCGGCCACGGCGGGGCGCCCGTGCGGCCCGCCGCAGCACGGGCAGTCCTCCCGCACCAGGGCGACCCGCTCCGGCGGGA
Protein-coding sequences here:
- a CDS encoding 4'-phosphopantetheinyl transferase superfamily protein, yielding MIEYVNQLGEGIPRTGALPVGAAVTVWALDTTREVVGGHDVAGAVALLDASERDRLSRLLRAGDRRSYLASHLGLRVLLGGYLGLPPERVALVREDCPCCGGPHGRPAVAGGALHFSLSHSDDMAYFAFAGVPVGVDIEGLPGAGAVDDVLGTLHPAETAELSGLPVADRPAALARVWSRKEAYLKATGTGLALGLADPYVGSAATPAPVPGWTLRDLPAPSAFAAALALRAT
- a CDS encoding S8 family peptidase, with product MTAMTALLPAAALLAAATVLPPHTADAARATDVPTAPYVVVLKDTSSRAPARALAAEAAEAGDQVSAVYDTALNGFAVRTTAARAAELAADPRVASVEPDGLYRISDDPTPPPPSAPAVPAPTPTPTPTPAAAAPAPAAPAAAVQRSAPWPLDRIDQRELPLDGSYTYASQGRGVTVYVVDTGINTLHQEFGGRARAGYNAVFLEGASDCNGHGTHVAAAVGGATYGVAKGVSLVGVKVADCRGDGRLSAILRGLDWMVKDAVKNAPKGPLVANMSMGGSRSHAMDAAVIRAVASGITFTVAAGNEGKDACAGSPSGVPQALTVGATDAADRRPAFSNHGPCVDISAPGVSVVSAWKGSATALARASGTSMAAPHVAGVAALILSDTGNGTTGTGGTGGAPAAPGTVGLPGVTGMHPSPEQVRQALVRAAVPDRITNLPAGTPNLLLHVPTDR
- a CDS encoding N-acetyltransferase family protein, whose product is MDIRRARSCAELVAAEGLFDGPAREDWARRFLDTPGHLMLIAYVGDVPVGMVSGVEMTHPDKGTEMCLYELSVDEAHRRRGIGRALTLALADEARARGCYGMWVGVDTGNGPALATYDSAGAEDEGVFTMRGWALG